The following coding sequences are from one Lolium rigidum isolate FL_2022 chromosome 6, APGP_CSIRO_Lrig_0.1, whole genome shotgun sequence window:
- the LOC124662011 gene encoding uncharacterized protein LOC124662011 — METEAFPIGFTKGIRSYWRRSKYQRVDGGGGGTAGRGTRHLVRLGDGSSGDGDGKKWGVRLGGMFRVRVKAPAVAAAAVPKRVLGGIRDAYVDAMVGAAKKHSAASLSLPSGPVPEALWQKRVPVRRSLSQAHARQKADELGQRLVLEMYKSVRASRDLSGMLQASAAR, encoded by the coding sequence ATGGAAACCGAGGCCTTCCCGATAGGGTTCACCAAGGGCATACGGTCCTACTGGCGCCGGAGCAAGTACCAGCgcgtggacggcggcggcggcggcacggcgggCCGAGGCACGCGCCATCTGGTGCGGCTCGGGGACGGCAgcagcggtgacggcgacggcaaGAAGTGGGGCGTGCGTCTCGGCGGCATGTTCCGGGTGCGCGTCAAGGCGCCGGCCGTGGCCGCGGCAGCGGTACCGAAGCGCGTGCTCGGGGGCATACGGGACGCGTACGTGGACGCCATGGTCGGCGCGGCGAAGAAGCACTCGGCGGCGTCGCTCAGCCTGCCCAGCGGGCCGGTGCCGGAGGCGCTGTGGCAGAAGCGGGTGCCCGTGCGCCGGTCGCTCAGCCAGGCGCACGCGCGACAGAAGGCGGATGAGCTGGGACAGAGGCTCGTCCTCGAGATGTACAAGTCCGTGCGCGCGTCCAGGGACCTCTCGGGCATGCTCCAAGCATCGGCGGCGCGATAG